A portion of the Blautia hansenii DSM 20583 genome contains these proteins:
- a CDS encoding OadG family protein, translating into MKQTWKKLGSLVSVGILAVSLTACGSTKNEINEKVAQNLYDSSVNVVQTLTQSNPSELEQALEENPNMDDFSKNAFTSWIDSYEELGSFIDYEEVDPQEAIKKDGTNYVVTLKCDFEKRDAEVQVVYDIKLTGKSVGFSANYSMAEKMQEAGGNTLIGLVIVFAMLLFLSFIISLMKYIPKFVEGFGKKNAAEPTPAPTPVQPAIEETVEEDLTDDQTLVAVIAAAIAASENTSTDAFVVRSIRKLNKRNWR; encoded by the coding sequence ATGAAGCAGACATGGAAAAAATTAGGTAGTTTAGTTTCAGTAGGAATTTTGGCAGTATCTTTAACTGCCTGTGGTTCTACAAAGAACGAAATTAACGAAAAAGTAGCTCAAAATCTTTATGACAGCAGTGTGAATGTTGTTCAGACATTAACACAAAGCAATCCAAGTGAATTAGAACAGGCTTTAGAAGAAAATCCAAATATGGATGATTTTTCTAAAAATGCCTTTACATCATGGATTGATTCCTATGAAGAATTAGGAAGTTTTATTGACTATGAAGAAGTAGACCCTCAAGAAGCTATCAAAAAAGATGGCACGAACTATGTTGTGACATTAAAATGCGACTTTGAAAAAAGAGATGCTGAAGTACAGGTGGTTTATGATATTAAACTTACAGGAAAGTCTGTAGGATTTAGTGCGAACTATTCAATGGCAGAGAAAATGCAGGAAGCAGGGGGAAATACTTTAATCGGTCTTGTTATTGTATTTGCAATGCTTCTGTTCTTGAGTTTTATTATTTCTTTGATGAAATATATTCCAAAGTTTGTAGAAGGCTTTGGCAAGAAGAATGCAGCAGAACCAACACCGGCTCCGACACCTGTACAGCCGGCTATAGAAGAAACTGTTGAAGAAGATCTGACAGATGATCAGACATTAGTAGCAGTTATTGCAGCAGCAATTGCGGCATCAGAAAATACTTCAACAGATGCGTTTGTAGTACGTTCTATCAGAAAATTAAATAAGAGAAATTGGCGATAG
- a CDS encoding oxaloacetate decarboxylase subunit alpha: MAEVVKKPIKITETILRDAHQSLIATRMTTEQMLPIVEKLDKVGYHSVECWGGATFDASLRFLKEDPWERLRKFRDGFKNTKLQMLFRGQNILGYRPYADDVVEYFVQKSIANGIDIIRIFDCLNDLRNLQTAVKAANKEKGHAQVALSYTLGDAYTLDYWVDMAKKVEDMGANSICIKDMAGLLLPYKATELVTALKEAVDIPIQLHTHYTSGVASMTYLKAVEAGVDVIDTAMSPFALGTSQPATEVMVETFKGTPYDTGFDQQLLAEIADYFRPIRDEALDSGLLNPKNLGVNIKTLLYQVPGGMLSNLTSQLKEQHAEDKFYDVLEEVPRVRKDLGEPPLVTPSSQIVGTQAVFNVIMGERYKMVTKETKDVLSGKYGATVKPFDKEVQKKCIGDTEVITCRPADLLSPELDTLRGEMAQWSEQEEDVLSYALFPQVATDFFKYREAQQTKVDPKEADTENGAYPV; the protein is encoded by the coding sequence ATGGCAGAAGTAGTGAAAAAACCAATTAAAATTACTGAAACAATTCTGCGTGATGCTCATCAGTCTCTGATTGCTACAAGAATGACAACAGAGCAGATGCTTCCTATTGTAGAAAAACTGGATAAAGTAGGATATCATTCCGTAGAATGTTGGGGTGGAGCTACCTTTGATGCTTCCCTGCGTTTCTTAAAAGAAGATCCATGGGAAAGACTTCGTAAATTCCGTGACGGATTTAAAAATACAAAATTACAGATGTTATTCCGTGGACAGAATATCTTAGGATATCGTCCTTATGCAGATGATGTAGTAGAATATTTCGTTCAGAAGTCTATTGCAAACGGTATTGATATTATCCGTATTTTCGACTGTTTAAATGACCTTCGTAACTTACAGACAGCAGTAAAAGCTGCGAACAAAGAAAAAGGTCATGCTCAGGTTGCATTATCTTATACTTTAGGTGATGCTTATACATTAGATTACTGGGTAGATATGGCGAAAAAAGTTGAAGACATGGGTGCAAATTCTATTTGTATCAAAGATATGGCTGGTTTATTGCTTCCATACAAAGCAACAGAGCTTGTAACAGCATTAAAAGAAGCAGTTGATATTCCAATTCAGCTTCATACACACTATACTTCCGGTGTTGCTTCCATGACTTACTTAAAAGCAGTAGAAGCAGGTGTAGATGTTATCGATACAGCAATGTCACCATTTGCATTGGGAACATCTCAGCCGGCAACAGAAGTTATGGTTGAAACATTTAAGGGAACACCTTATGATACAGGTTTTGACCAGCAGTTATTGGCTGAAATCGCTGATTACTTCCGTCCAATCCGTGACGAAGCTTTAGACAGCGGTCTGTTAAATCCAAAGAACTTAGGTGTAAACATCAAAACTTTACTGTATCAGGTACCGGGAGGGATGTTATCCAACTTAACATCCCAGTTAAAAGAACAGCATGCGGAAGATAAATTCTATGATGTTCTGGAAGAAGTACCAAGAGTACGTAAAGACCTTGGAGAACCGCCACTTGTAACACCATCCTCTCAGATTGTTGGTACACAGGCTGTATTTAACGTAATCATGGGTGAACGTTACAAAATGGTTACAAAAGAAACAAAAGACGTATTAAGCGGAAAATACGGTGCAACTGTAAAACCGTTTGATAAAGAAGTACAGAAAAAATGTATCGGTGACACAGAAGTAATTACATGCCGTCCGGCTGATTTACTGTCTCCTGAGCTTGATACATTAAGAGGAGAAATGGCACAGTGGTCCGAACAGGAAGAAGACGTATTGTCTTACGCACTGTTCCCACAGGTAGCAACAGACTTCTTCAAGTACAGAGAAGCACAGCAGACGAAGGTAGATCCAAAGGAAGCTGACACAGAAAACGGAGCATATCCGGTATAA
- a CDS encoding biotin/lipoyl-containing protein — translation MKSYTITVNGVAYDVTVEETAGNGAPVAAPKAAPKAAPKAAPAAKPAAASAAGAVEVKASVPGKVCKIEASVGQALKAGDAIVILEAMKMEIPVVAPQDGTVASINVAVGDSVDNGAVLASMN, via the coding sequence ATGAAATCTTATACAATTACAGTAAATGGCGTTGCATACGATGTAACAGTTGAAGAAACAGCTGGAAATGGTGCACCAGTTGCTGCTCCAAAAGCAGCTCCGAAGGCAGCACCAAAAGCTGCACCAGCAGCAAAACCGGCAGCAGCTTCTGCAGCAGGTGCTGTTGAAGTAAAAGCTTCTGTACCGGGAAAAGTTTGTAAAATTGAAGCAAGTGTAGGACAGGCTTTAAAAGCTGGTGATGCGATCGTAATTCTGGAAGCTATGAAAATGGAAATCCCAGTTGTTGCACCTCAGGACGGAACTGTAGCAAGTATTAATGTTGCAGTAGGTGATTCCGTGGATAACGGCGCTGTTCTGGCATCTATGAATTAG
- a CDS encoding sodium ion-translocating decarboxylase subunit beta produces MSNIADTVSNLIGQTAFMNLTVGNLIMILVAFIFLYLAIKKGFEPLLLVPIAFGMLLVNIYPDIMASAEETSNGVAGLLHIFYILDEWSVLPSLIFLGVGAMTDFGPLIANPKSFLLGAAAQLGIYVAYFLAILLGFNGKAAAAISIIGGADGPTSIFLAGKLGQTGLMGAIAVAAYSYMSLVPIIQPPIMKLFTTEEERKIKMEQLRPVSKLEKILFPIIITVVVCLILPTTAPLVGMLMLGNLFRESGVVKQLTETASNALMYIVVILLGTSVGASTSAEAFLKLDTIKIVVLGLVAFIFGTAGGVLFGKLMCKLTHGKINPLIGSAGVSAVPMAARVSQKVGAEADPTNFLLMHAMGPNVAGVIGTAVAAGTFMAIFGV; encoded by the coding sequence ATGTCTAACATTGCAGATACAGTGTCAAACCTGATTGGACAGACAGCCTTTATGAATCTGACAGTGGGAAACCTGATTATGATTTTAGTGGCATTTATCTTTTTGTATCTTGCCATTAAAAAAGGATTTGAACCGCTTTTGCTGGTTCCAATTGCATTTGGTATGCTTTTGGTAAATATCTATCCGGATATTATGGCCAGCGCAGAAGAAACATCAAACGGAGTAGCAGGACTCCTTCATATTTTTTATATTTTGGATGAATGGAGCGTGCTTCCATCTCTGATTTTCCTTGGAGTAGGTGCTATGACAGACTTTGGTCCGTTAATTGCAAATCCAAAGAGCTTTTTGTTAGGTGCAGCAGCACAGCTTGGAATTTATGTTGCATACTTCCTTGCAATCCTGTTAGGATTTAACGGAAAAGCAGCAGCAGCAATCTCCATTATCGGTGGTGCGGATGGTCCAACATCAATCTTCCTTGCCGGTAAACTGGGGCAGACAGGCTTGATGGGAGCCATTGCGGTAGCGGCATATTCTTATATGTCTTTAGTACCGATTATCCAGCCTCCAATTATGAAACTCTTTACAACAGAGGAAGAAAGAAAGATTAAAATGGAACAGCTTCGTCCGGTATCTAAACTGGAAAAAATCTTGTTCCCAATTATCATTACCGTTGTTGTATGTTTAATTCTGCCAACAACAGCTCCGCTGGTTGGTATGTTAATGCTGGGTAACCTGTTCAGAGAATCAGGTGTTGTAAAACAGTTAACAGAAACAGCATCCAATGCTTTAATGTACATTGTAGTTATCTTACTTGGTACATCTGTAGGTGCATCTACAAGTGCAGAAGCATTCCTGAAATTAGATACGATTAAAATCGTAGTATTAGGTCTTGTTGCTTTCATATTTGGTACAGCCGGAGGTGTACTGTTTGGTAAACTTATGTGTAAGCTTACACACGGCAAGATTAATCCTCTGATTGGTTCCGCAGGTGTGTCTGCTGTTCCAATGGCAGCCCGTGTTTCACAGAAGGTCGGTGCAGAAGCAGATCCGACAAACTTCCTGTTGATGCACGCTATGGGACCAAACGTTGCAGGTGTTATCGGTACAGCCGTAGCGGCAGGTACTTTTATGGCGATTTTTGGAGTTTAA
- a CDS encoding MurR/RpiR family transcriptional regulator: MSNTEHLLSKMNVQYQNFSKGQKKLAAYIKENYDKAAFLTAAKLGETVGVSESTVVRFATHLGYKGYPEFQRELEELVRNKLNSIQRMEVTYGKVPQSEILDTVLHSDIDKIKMTLEAVDHEAFNLAVETILEAKNIYVVGIRSCAPLAEFLAFYLNLIFDGVRLLNTNSASELFEQMIRIGEKDVIIGISFPRYSMRTLKALEFANNRNAKVITLTDSIHSPMNLYSSCNLIARSDMASIVDSLVAPLSVINALVVALSMRKQKTVVATLEALEKIWDEYQVYNNDEINLPDNHEIELTDPKVLKN; encoded by the coding sequence ATGAGCAATACAGAGCACCTGCTTAGTAAAATGAATGTGCAGTATCAAAATTTCAGCAAGGGTCAGAAGAAGCTGGCAGCATATATAAAAGAAAATTATGATAAAGCAGCATTTTTAACTGCGGCAAAGCTGGGAGAGACTGTGGGCGTCAGCGAGTCCACGGTTGTGCGCTTTGCAACACATCTGGGATACAAGGGATATCCTGAATTTCAGAGGGAATTAGAGGAGCTTGTGCGGAATAAATTAAATTCTATTCAGCGAATGGAAGTGACTTATGGAAAAGTGCCGCAGTCAGAGATTTTAGATACAGTGCTGCATTCAGATATTGATAAAATAAAAATGACTTTGGAAGCGGTGGATCATGAAGCGTTTAATCTGGCAGTGGAGACCATTTTAGAAGCAAAAAATATATATGTGGTAGGTATTCGAAGCTGTGCTCCTTTGGCAGAGTTTCTTGCCTTTTATCTGAATTTGATTTTTGACGGAGTGAGGCTTTTAAATACCAACAGCGCCAGTGAGCTTTTTGAGCAGATGATACGCATTGGGGAAAAGGATGTCATTATCGGAATTAGCTTTCCGAGATATTCCATGCGCACCTTAAAAGCCTTGGAATTTGCAAACAATCGAAATGCAAAGGTAATTACGCTTACCGACAGCATCCATTCTCCTATGAATTTATATTCCTCCTGCAATTTAATTGCCAGAAGTGACATGGCTTCTATTGTAGACTCTCTTGTAGCGCCTCTTAGTGTGATTAACGCATTGGTTGTGGCGCTCAGTATGCGCAAGCAAAAAACTGTGGTGGCAACCTTAGAGGCATTGGAGAAGATATGGGATGAATATCAGGTCTATAATAATGATGAAATCAATCTGCCGGATAATCACGAAATTGAATTGACAGACCCCAAAGTGTTAAAAAATTGA